The nucleotide sequence GAGCCTTAAAATTAAACTTGACGGCGCGGAAAAACGCGGTAAAAACACGGAAAACGCGAATAAAAAGTACGAAAATTTAACTGCCGTGATGTGCGATGAAAAAATTCCCGATGATGTGAAAAATAAAATTCTGCGCTCATTTGTAGATAAAATTGTGTATGATAAGCACGAAAAAAGTTTTGATTTCTATTATTATTTTTAATTTTTATACCTTCGCGCAGTCGGGCGGTCCCGACGGTGAACTCAGCGCGTCACTGCGCTACCTTTCGCAGAGATACACTATGCCCACCGCGCAGACTAAAGGTATTTTGAATGATATAGGCACAGAGGAGCTTGCGCACCTTGAAATGGTAGGCGCGATTGTGTATCAGCTGACGCGCGATTTGGACTCCAAAATCGTAAAAGAGTCGGGCTTCGGCGATTATTTTATAAATCATTCGACGGGTGTTTACCCTGCGAACAGCAACGGTTCGCCGTTTAACGCCTTTTGTCTTGCGGTTTCGGGCGACCCGATCACCGACCTCAACGAGGATTTGGCGGCAGAACAAAAGGCGCGC is from Qingrenia yutianensis and encodes:
- a CDS encoding manganese catalase family protein, which produces MISTKKVLISIIIFNFYTFAQSGGPDGELSASLRYLSQRYTMPTAQTKGILNDIGTEELAHLEMVGAIVYQLTRDLDSKIVKESGFGDYFINHSTGVYPANSNGSPFNAFCLAVSGDPITDLNEDLAAEQKARATYDNILRLSDDPDVNDVIKFLRAREVVHYQRFGEALRLLEEDLRPKKTGVGMKDCDNK